A window of Lepus europaeus isolate LE1 chromosome 11, mLepTim1.pri, whole genome shotgun sequence contains these coding sequences:
- the NEIL1 gene encoding endonuclease 8-like 1 isoform X1 → MPEGPELHLASHFVNEACGALVFGGRVEKSAVSRNPEVPFESSAYRISALARGKELRLWLRPLPGAGPCREPLALVFRFGMTGSFQLAPGDALPRHAHLRFYTAGPGPRLALCFVDVRRFGHWELGGEWQPGRGPCVLRQYEQFREHVLRNLADKTFDRPICEALLDQRFFNGIGNYLRAEILFRLRIPPFEKARTVLQALQQRRLSPTLTLSQKIRAKLQNPDLLELCHLVPKEVVQLGGKGYGPERGQEDFAAFRAWLRCYGVPGMSTLQDRLGRTMWFQVGAEPPGGWGVLPQSGPRPDVSLFHSRGTLGPWCPKGPGRARGDPGRHSRVRWTGRRTLPLPLRPRPRPGNQEPKRTLPRLRPSGAPEEAGRRGGRQPQVGALQQPSGEGRRASGAPRGGSEPFLSFLQACRARKLKADSPPLDPEGAPTP, encoded by the exons ATGCCCGAGGGCCCCGAGCTGCACCTGGCCAGTCACTTCGTGAACGAGGCGTGCGGGGCGCTGGTGTTCGGCGGGCGCGTGGAGAAGTCTGCGGTCAGCCGCAACCCCGAGGTGCCCTTCGAGAGCAGCGCCTACCGCATCTCGGCCCTGGCCCGCGGCAAGGAGCTGCGCCTCTGGCTCCGACCCCTGCCCGGGGCCGGGCCCTGCCGGGAACCACTGGCCCTGGTCTTCCGCTTCGGCATGACCGGCTCCTTCCAGCTGGCGCCCGGCGATGCGCTGCCGCGCCACGCCCACCTGCGCTTCTACaccgccggccccggcccccggctcGCCCTGTGCTTCGTGGACGTCCGCCGCTTCGGCCACTGGGAGCTCGGCGGCGAGTGGCAGCCGGGCCGCGGGCCGTGCGTCCTGCGGCAGTACGAGCAGTTCAG GGAGCACGTACTGCGCAACCTGGCGGACAAGACCTTCGACCGGCCCATCTGTGAGGCCCTGCTGGACCAGAGGTTCTTCAATGGCATCGGCAACTACCTGCGGGCAGAGATCCTGTTCCG GCTGAGGATCCCGCCCTTCGAGAAGGCCCGCACGGTTCTGCAGGCCCTGCAGCAGCGCAGGCTG AGCCCGACGCTGACCCTGAGCCAGAAGATCAGGGCCAAGCTGCAGAACCCGgacctgctggagctgtgccacttGGTGCCCAAGGAGGTGGTGCAGCTGG GGGGCAAAGGCTACGGGCCGGAGCGCGGGCAGGAGGACTTCGCTGCCTTCCGGGCCTGGCTGCGGTGCTATGGAGTGCCAGGCATGAGCACCCTGCAGGACCGCCTCGGGCGCACCATGTGGTTCCAGGTGGGGGCTGAGcccccagggggctggggggtgCTGCCCCAATCCGGGCCCCGTCCTGATGTGTCCCTGTTCCATTCCAGGGGGACCCTGGGCCCCTGGTGCCCAAAG GGGCCAGGTCGCGCAAGAGGAGATCCCGGAAGACACAGCCGGGTCCGGTGGACAGGACGGAG gaccctccccctccccctccgcccAAGACCGCGTCCAGGAAACCAAGAGCCAAAAAGGACCCTTCCAAGGCTGCGGCCCAGCGGAGCCCCCGAGGAGGCCGGGAGGAGGGGCGGCAGACAGCCTCAGGTGGGCGCACTccagcagccttctggggaggggaggagagcatCAGGGGCCCCAAGGGGCGGGAGCGAGCCCTTCCTGTCTTTCCTCCAGGCCTGCCGAGCCCGGAAGCTGAAGGCTGACTCCCCACCCCTGGACCCTGAGGGGGCCCCAACCCCTTAG
- the NEIL1 gene encoding endonuclease 8-like 1 isoform X8 yields MPEGPELHLASHFVNEACGALVFGGRVEKSAVSRNPEVPFESSAYRISALARGKELRLWLRPLPGAGPCREPLALVFRFGMTGSFQLAPGDALPRHAHLRFYTAGPGPRLALCFVDVRRFGHWELGGEWQPGRGPCVLRQYEQFREHVLRNLADKTFDRPICEALLDQRFFNGIGNYLRAEILFRLRIPPFEKARTVLQALQQRRLSPTLTLSQKIRAKLQNPDLLELCHLVPKEVVQLGGPWAPGAQSVLQGPGRARGDPGRHSRVRWTGRRTLPLPLRPRPRPGNQEPKRTLPRLRPSGAPEEAGRRGGRQPQVGALQQPSGEGRRASGAPRGGSEPFLSFLQACRARKLKADSPPLDPEGAPTP; encoded by the exons ATGCCCGAGGGCCCCGAGCTGCACCTGGCCAGTCACTTCGTGAACGAGGCGTGCGGGGCGCTGGTGTTCGGCGGGCGCGTGGAGAAGTCTGCGGTCAGCCGCAACCCCGAGGTGCCCTTCGAGAGCAGCGCCTACCGCATCTCGGCCCTGGCCCGCGGCAAGGAGCTGCGCCTCTGGCTCCGACCCCTGCCCGGGGCCGGGCCCTGCCGGGAACCACTGGCCCTGGTCTTCCGCTTCGGCATGACCGGCTCCTTCCAGCTGGCGCCCGGCGATGCGCTGCCGCGCCACGCCCACCTGCGCTTCTACaccgccggccccggcccccggctcGCCCTGTGCTTCGTGGACGTCCGCCGCTTCGGCCACTGGGAGCTCGGCGGCGAGTGGCAGCCGGGCCGCGGGCCGTGCGTCCTGCGGCAGTACGAGCAGTTCAG GGAGCACGTACTGCGCAACCTGGCGGACAAGACCTTCGACCGGCCCATCTGTGAGGCCCTGCTGGACCAGAGGTTCTTCAATGGCATCGGCAACTACCTGCGGGCAGAGATCCTGTTCCG GCTGAGGATCCCGCCCTTCGAGAAGGCCCGCACGGTTCTGCAGGCCCTGCAGCAGCGCAGGCTG AGCCCGACGCTGACCCTGAGCCAGAAGATCAGGGCCAAGCTGCAGAACCCGgacctgctggagctgtgccacttGGTGCCCAAGGAGGTGGTGCAGCTGG GGGGACCCTGGGCCCCTGGTGCCCAAAG TGTCCTGCAGGGGCCAGGTCGCGCAAGAGGAGATCCCGGAAGACACAGCCGGGTCCGGTGGACAGGACGGAG gaccctccccctccccctccgcccAAGACCGCGTCCAGGAAACCAAGAGCCAAAAAGGACCCTTCCAAGGCTGCGGCCCAGCGGAGCCCCCGAGGAGGCCGGGAGGAGGGGCGGCAGACAGCCTCAGGTGGGCGCACTccagcagccttctggggaggggaggagagcatCAGGGGCCCCAAGGGGCGGGAGCGAGCCCTTCCTGTCTTTCCTCCAGGCCTGCCGAGCCCGGAAGCTGAAGGCTGACTCCCCACCCCTGGACCCTGAGGGGGCCCCAACCCCTTAG
- the NEIL1 gene encoding endonuclease 8-like 1 isoform X7 → MPEGPELHLASHFVNEACGALVFGGRVEKSAVSRNPEVPFESSAYRISALARGKELRLWLRPLPGAGPCREPLALVFRFGMTGSFQLAPGDALPRHAHLRFYTAGPGPRLALCFVDVRRFGHWELGGEWQPGRGPCVLRQYEQFREHVLRNLADKTFDRPICEALLDQRFFNGIGNYLRAEILFRLRIPPFEKARTVLQALQQRRLSPTLTLSQKIRAKLQNPDLLELCHLVPKEVVQLGGPWAPGAQSTSVLQGPGRARGDPGRHSRVRWTGRRTLPLPLRPRPRPGNQEPKRTLPRLRPSGAPEEAGRRGGRQPQVGALQQPSGEGRRASGAPRGGSEPFLSFLQACRARKLKADSPPLDPEGAPTP, encoded by the exons ATGCCCGAGGGCCCCGAGCTGCACCTGGCCAGTCACTTCGTGAACGAGGCGTGCGGGGCGCTGGTGTTCGGCGGGCGCGTGGAGAAGTCTGCGGTCAGCCGCAACCCCGAGGTGCCCTTCGAGAGCAGCGCCTACCGCATCTCGGCCCTGGCCCGCGGCAAGGAGCTGCGCCTCTGGCTCCGACCCCTGCCCGGGGCCGGGCCCTGCCGGGAACCACTGGCCCTGGTCTTCCGCTTCGGCATGACCGGCTCCTTCCAGCTGGCGCCCGGCGATGCGCTGCCGCGCCACGCCCACCTGCGCTTCTACaccgccggccccggcccccggctcGCCCTGTGCTTCGTGGACGTCCGCCGCTTCGGCCACTGGGAGCTCGGCGGCGAGTGGCAGCCGGGCCGCGGGCCGTGCGTCCTGCGGCAGTACGAGCAGTTCAG GGAGCACGTACTGCGCAACCTGGCGGACAAGACCTTCGACCGGCCCATCTGTGAGGCCCTGCTGGACCAGAGGTTCTTCAATGGCATCGGCAACTACCTGCGGGCAGAGATCCTGTTCCG GCTGAGGATCCCGCCCTTCGAGAAGGCCCGCACGGTTCTGCAGGCCCTGCAGCAGCGCAGGCTG AGCCCGACGCTGACCCTGAGCCAGAAGATCAGGGCCAAGCTGCAGAACCCGgacctgctggagctgtgccacttGGTGCCCAAGGAGGTGGTGCAGCTGG GGGGACCCTGGGCCCCTGGTGCCCAAAG CACCAGTGTCCTGCAGGGGCCAGGTCGCGCAAGAGGAGATCCCGGAAGACACAGCCGGGTCCGGTGGACAGGACGGAG gaccctccccctccccctccgcccAAGACCGCGTCCAGGAAACCAAGAGCCAAAAAGGACCCTTCCAAGGCTGCGGCCCAGCGGAGCCCCCGAGGAGGCCGGGAGGAGGGGCGGCAGACAGCCTCAGGTGGGCGCACTccagcagccttctggggaggggaggagagcatCAGGGGCCCCAAGGGGCGGGAGCGAGCCCTTCCTGTCTTTCCTCCAGGCCTGCCGAGCCCGGAAGCTGAAGGCTGACTCCCCACCCCTGGACCCTGAGGGGGCCCCAACCCCTTAG
- the NEIL1 gene encoding endonuclease 8-like 1 isoform X2 — MPEGPELHLASHFVNEACGALVFGGRVEKSAVSRNPEVPFESSAYRISALARGKELRLWLRPLPGAGPCREPLALVFRFGMTGSFQLAPGDALPRHAHLRFYTAGPGPRLALCFVDVRRFGHWELGGEWQPGRGPCVLRQYEQFREHVLRNLADKTFDRPICEALLDQRFFNGIGNYLRAEILFRLRIPPFEKARTVLQALQQRRLSPTLTLSQKIRAKLQNPDLLELCHLVPKEVVQLGGKGYGPERGQEDFAAFRAWLRCYGVPGMSTLQDRLGRTMWFQVGAEPPGGWGVLPQSGPRPDVSLFHSRGTLGPWCPKHQCPAGARSRKRRSRKTQPGPVDRTEDPPPPPPPKTASRKPRAKKDPSKAAAQRSPRGGREEGRQTASGGRTPAAFWGGEESIRGPKGRERALPVFPPGLPSPEAEG; from the exons ATGCCCGAGGGCCCCGAGCTGCACCTGGCCAGTCACTTCGTGAACGAGGCGTGCGGGGCGCTGGTGTTCGGCGGGCGCGTGGAGAAGTCTGCGGTCAGCCGCAACCCCGAGGTGCCCTTCGAGAGCAGCGCCTACCGCATCTCGGCCCTGGCCCGCGGCAAGGAGCTGCGCCTCTGGCTCCGACCCCTGCCCGGGGCCGGGCCCTGCCGGGAACCACTGGCCCTGGTCTTCCGCTTCGGCATGACCGGCTCCTTCCAGCTGGCGCCCGGCGATGCGCTGCCGCGCCACGCCCACCTGCGCTTCTACaccgccggccccggcccccggctcGCCCTGTGCTTCGTGGACGTCCGCCGCTTCGGCCACTGGGAGCTCGGCGGCGAGTGGCAGCCGGGCCGCGGGCCGTGCGTCCTGCGGCAGTACGAGCAGTTCAG GGAGCACGTACTGCGCAACCTGGCGGACAAGACCTTCGACCGGCCCATCTGTGAGGCCCTGCTGGACCAGAGGTTCTTCAATGGCATCGGCAACTACCTGCGGGCAGAGATCCTGTTCCG GCTGAGGATCCCGCCCTTCGAGAAGGCCCGCACGGTTCTGCAGGCCCTGCAGCAGCGCAGGCTG AGCCCGACGCTGACCCTGAGCCAGAAGATCAGGGCCAAGCTGCAGAACCCGgacctgctggagctgtgccacttGGTGCCCAAGGAGGTGGTGCAGCTGG GGGGCAAAGGCTACGGGCCGGAGCGCGGGCAGGAGGACTTCGCTGCCTTCCGGGCCTGGCTGCGGTGCTATGGAGTGCCAGGCATGAGCACCCTGCAGGACCGCCTCGGGCGCACCATGTGGTTCCAGGTGGGGGCTGAGcccccagggggctggggggtgCTGCCCCAATCCGGGCCCCGTCCTGATGTGTCCCTGTTCCATTCCAGGGGGACCCTGGGCCCCTGGTGCCCAAAG CACCAGTGTCCTGCAGGGGCCAGGTCGCGCAAGAGGAGATCCCGGAAGACACAGCCGGGTCCGGTGGACAGGACGGAG gaccctccccctccccctccgcccAAGACCGCGTCCAGGAAACCAAGAGCCAAAAAGGACCCTTCCAAGGCTGCGGCCCAGCGGAGCCCCCGAGGAGGCCGGGAGGAGGGGCGGCAGACAGCCTCAGGTGGGCGCACTccagcagccttctggggaggggaggagagcatCAGGGGCCCCAAGGGGCGGGAGCGAGCCCTTCCTGTCTTTCCTCCAGGCCTGCCGAGCCCGGAAGCTGAAGGCTGA
- the NEIL1 gene encoding endonuclease 8-like 1 isoform X6, translating into MPEGPELHLASHFVNEACGALVFGGRVEKSAVSRNPEVPFESSAYRISALARGKELRLWLRPLPGAGPCREPLALVFRFGMTGSFQLAPGDALPRHAHLRFYTAGPGPRLALCFVDVRRFGHWELGGEWQPGRGPCVLRQYEQFREHVLRNLADKTFDRPICEALLDQRFFNGIGNYLRAEILFRLRIPPFEKARTVLQALQQRRLSPTLTLSQKIRAKLQNPDLLELCHLVPKEVVQLGGKGYGPERGQEDFAAFRAWLRCYGVPGMSTLQDRLGRTMWFQGDPGPLVPKGARSRKRRSRKTQPGPVDRTEDPPPPPPPKTASRKPRAKKDPSKAAAQRSPRGGREEGRQTASGGRTPAAFWGGEESIRGPKGRERALPVFPPGLPSPEAEG; encoded by the exons ATGCCCGAGGGCCCCGAGCTGCACCTGGCCAGTCACTTCGTGAACGAGGCGTGCGGGGCGCTGGTGTTCGGCGGGCGCGTGGAGAAGTCTGCGGTCAGCCGCAACCCCGAGGTGCCCTTCGAGAGCAGCGCCTACCGCATCTCGGCCCTGGCCCGCGGCAAGGAGCTGCGCCTCTGGCTCCGACCCCTGCCCGGGGCCGGGCCCTGCCGGGAACCACTGGCCCTGGTCTTCCGCTTCGGCATGACCGGCTCCTTCCAGCTGGCGCCCGGCGATGCGCTGCCGCGCCACGCCCACCTGCGCTTCTACaccgccggccccggcccccggctcGCCCTGTGCTTCGTGGACGTCCGCCGCTTCGGCCACTGGGAGCTCGGCGGCGAGTGGCAGCCGGGCCGCGGGCCGTGCGTCCTGCGGCAGTACGAGCAGTTCAG GGAGCACGTACTGCGCAACCTGGCGGACAAGACCTTCGACCGGCCCATCTGTGAGGCCCTGCTGGACCAGAGGTTCTTCAATGGCATCGGCAACTACCTGCGGGCAGAGATCCTGTTCCG GCTGAGGATCCCGCCCTTCGAGAAGGCCCGCACGGTTCTGCAGGCCCTGCAGCAGCGCAGGCTG AGCCCGACGCTGACCCTGAGCCAGAAGATCAGGGCCAAGCTGCAGAACCCGgacctgctggagctgtgccacttGGTGCCCAAGGAGGTGGTGCAGCTGG GGGGCAAAGGCTACGGGCCGGAGCGCGGGCAGGAGGACTTCGCTGCCTTCCGGGCCTGGCTGCGGTGCTATGGAGTGCCAGGCATGAGCACCCTGCAGGACCGCCTCGGGCGCACCATGTGGTTCCAG GGGGACCCTGGGCCCCTGGTGCCCAAAG GGGCCAGGTCGCGCAAGAGGAGATCCCGGAAGACACAGCCGGGTCCGGTGGACAGGACGGAG gaccctccccctccccctccgcccAAGACCGCGTCCAGGAAACCAAGAGCCAAAAAGGACCCTTCCAAGGCTGCGGCCCAGCGGAGCCCCCGAGGAGGCCGGGAGGAGGGGCGGCAGACAGCCTCAGGTGGGCGCACTccagcagccttctggggaggggaggagagcatCAGGGGCCCCAAGGGGCGGGAGCGAGCCCTTCCTGTCTTTCCTCCAGGCCTGCCGAGCCCGGAAGCTGAAGGCTGA
- the NEIL1 gene encoding endonuclease 8-like 1 isoform X3: protein MPEGPELHLASHFVNEACGALVFGGRVEKSAVSRNPEVPFESSAYRISALARGKELRLWLRPLPGAGPCREPLALVFRFGMTGSFQLAPGDALPRHAHLRFYTAGPGPRLALCFVDVRRFGHWELGGEWQPGRGPCVLRQYEQFREHVLRNLADKTFDRPICEALLDQRFFNGIGNYLRAEILFRLRIPPFEKARTVLQALQQRRLSPTLTLSQKIRAKLQNPDLLELCHLVPKEVVQLGGKGYGPERGQEDFAAFRAWLRCYGVPGMSTLQDRLGRTMWFQVGAEPPGGWGVLPQSGPRPDVSLFHSRGTLGPWCPKCPAGARSRKRRSRKTQPGPVDRTEDPPPPPPPKTASRKPRAKKDPSKAAAQRSPRGGREEGRQTASGGRTPAAFWGGEESIRGPKGRERALPVFPPGLPSPEAEG from the exons ATGCCCGAGGGCCCCGAGCTGCACCTGGCCAGTCACTTCGTGAACGAGGCGTGCGGGGCGCTGGTGTTCGGCGGGCGCGTGGAGAAGTCTGCGGTCAGCCGCAACCCCGAGGTGCCCTTCGAGAGCAGCGCCTACCGCATCTCGGCCCTGGCCCGCGGCAAGGAGCTGCGCCTCTGGCTCCGACCCCTGCCCGGGGCCGGGCCCTGCCGGGAACCACTGGCCCTGGTCTTCCGCTTCGGCATGACCGGCTCCTTCCAGCTGGCGCCCGGCGATGCGCTGCCGCGCCACGCCCACCTGCGCTTCTACaccgccggccccggcccccggctcGCCCTGTGCTTCGTGGACGTCCGCCGCTTCGGCCACTGGGAGCTCGGCGGCGAGTGGCAGCCGGGCCGCGGGCCGTGCGTCCTGCGGCAGTACGAGCAGTTCAG GGAGCACGTACTGCGCAACCTGGCGGACAAGACCTTCGACCGGCCCATCTGTGAGGCCCTGCTGGACCAGAGGTTCTTCAATGGCATCGGCAACTACCTGCGGGCAGAGATCCTGTTCCG GCTGAGGATCCCGCCCTTCGAGAAGGCCCGCACGGTTCTGCAGGCCCTGCAGCAGCGCAGGCTG AGCCCGACGCTGACCCTGAGCCAGAAGATCAGGGCCAAGCTGCAGAACCCGgacctgctggagctgtgccacttGGTGCCCAAGGAGGTGGTGCAGCTGG GGGGCAAAGGCTACGGGCCGGAGCGCGGGCAGGAGGACTTCGCTGCCTTCCGGGCCTGGCTGCGGTGCTATGGAGTGCCAGGCATGAGCACCCTGCAGGACCGCCTCGGGCGCACCATGTGGTTCCAGGTGGGGGCTGAGcccccagggggctggggggtgCTGCCCCAATCCGGGCCCCGTCCTGATGTGTCCCTGTTCCATTCCAGGGGGACCCTGGGCCCCTGGTGCCCAAAG TGTCCTGCAGGGGCCAGGTCGCGCAAGAGGAGATCCCGGAAGACACAGCCGGGTCCGGTGGACAGGACGGAG gaccctccccctccccctccgcccAAGACCGCGTCCAGGAAACCAAGAGCCAAAAAGGACCCTTCCAAGGCTGCGGCCCAGCGGAGCCCCCGAGGAGGCCGGGAGGAGGGGCGGCAGACAGCCTCAGGTGGGCGCACTccagcagccttctggggaggggaggagagcatCAGGGGCCCCAAGGGGCGGGAGCGAGCCCTTCCTGTCTTTCCTCCAGGCCTGCCGAGCCCGGAAGCTGAAGGCTGA
- the NEIL1 gene encoding endonuclease 8-like 1 isoform X10, with product MPEGPELHLASHFVNEACGALVFGGRVEKSAVSRNPEVPFESSAYRISALARGKELRLWLRPLPGAGPCREPLALVFRFGMTGSFQLAPGDALPRHAHLRFYTAGPGPRLALCFVDVRRFGHWELGGEWQPGRGPCVLRQYEQFREHVLRNLADKTFDRPICEALLDQRFFNGIGNYLRAEILFRLRIPPFEKARTVLQALQQRRLSPTLTLSQKIRAKLQNPDLLELCHLVPKEVVQLGARSRKRRSRKTQPGPVDRTEDPPPPPPPKTASRKPRAKKDPSKAAAQRSPRGGREEGRQTASGGRTPAAFWGGEESIRGPKGRERALPVFPPGLPSPEAEG from the exons ATGCCCGAGGGCCCCGAGCTGCACCTGGCCAGTCACTTCGTGAACGAGGCGTGCGGGGCGCTGGTGTTCGGCGGGCGCGTGGAGAAGTCTGCGGTCAGCCGCAACCCCGAGGTGCCCTTCGAGAGCAGCGCCTACCGCATCTCGGCCCTGGCCCGCGGCAAGGAGCTGCGCCTCTGGCTCCGACCCCTGCCCGGGGCCGGGCCCTGCCGGGAACCACTGGCCCTGGTCTTCCGCTTCGGCATGACCGGCTCCTTCCAGCTGGCGCCCGGCGATGCGCTGCCGCGCCACGCCCACCTGCGCTTCTACaccgccggccccggcccccggctcGCCCTGTGCTTCGTGGACGTCCGCCGCTTCGGCCACTGGGAGCTCGGCGGCGAGTGGCAGCCGGGCCGCGGGCCGTGCGTCCTGCGGCAGTACGAGCAGTTCAG GGAGCACGTACTGCGCAACCTGGCGGACAAGACCTTCGACCGGCCCATCTGTGAGGCCCTGCTGGACCAGAGGTTCTTCAATGGCATCGGCAACTACCTGCGGGCAGAGATCCTGTTCCG GCTGAGGATCCCGCCCTTCGAGAAGGCCCGCACGGTTCTGCAGGCCCTGCAGCAGCGCAGGCTG AGCCCGACGCTGACCCTGAGCCAGAAGATCAGGGCCAAGCTGCAGAACCCGgacctgctggagctgtgccacttGGTGCCCAAGGAGGTGGTGCAGCTGG GGGCCAGGTCGCGCAAGAGGAGATCCCGGAAGACACAGCCGGGTCCGGTGGACAGGACGGAG gaccctccccctccccctccgcccAAGACCGCGTCCAGGAAACCAAGAGCCAAAAAGGACCCTTCCAAGGCTGCGGCCCAGCGGAGCCCCCGAGGAGGCCGGGAGGAGGGGCGGCAGACAGCCTCAGGTGGGCGCACTccagcagccttctggggaggggaggagagcatCAGGGGCCCCAAGGGGCGGGAGCGAGCCCTTCCTGTCTTTCCTCCAGGCCTGCCGAGCCCGGAAGCTGAAGGCTGA
- the NEIL1 gene encoding endonuclease 8-like 1 isoform X9 has protein sequence MPEGPELHLASHFVNEACGALVFGGRVEKSAVSRNPEVPFESSAYRISALARGKELRLWLRPLPGAGPCREPLALVFRFGMTGSFQLAPGDALPRHAHLRFYTAGPGPRLALCFVDVRRFGHWELGGEWQPGRGPCVLRQYEQFREHVLRNLADKTFDRPICEALLDQRFFNGIGNYLRAEILFRLRIPPFEKARTVLQALQQRRLSPTLTLSQKIRAKLQNPDLLELCHLVPKEVVQLGGPWAPGAQRGQVAQEEIPEDTAGSGGQDGGPSPSPSAQDRVQETKSQKGPFQGCGPAEPPRRPGGGAADSLRWAHSSSLLGRGGEHQGPQGAGASPSCLSSRPAEPGS, from the exons ATGCCCGAGGGCCCCGAGCTGCACCTGGCCAGTCACTTCGTGAACGAGGCGTGCGGGGCGCTGGTGTTCGGCGGGCGCGTGGAGAAGTCTGCGGTCAGCCGCAACCCCGAGGTGCCCTTCGAGAGCAGCGCCTACCGCATCTCGGCCCTGGCCCGCGGCAAGGAGCTGCGCCTCTGGCTCCGACCCCTGCCCGGGGCCGGGCCCTGCCGGGAACCACTGGCCCTGGTCTTCCGCTTCGGCATGACCGGCTCCTTCCAGCTGGCGCCCGGCGATGCGCTGCCGCGCCACGCCCACCTGCGCTTCTACaccgccggccccggcccccggctcGCCCTGTGCTTCGTGGACGTCCGCCGCTTCGGCCACTGGGAGCTCGGCGGCGAGTGGCAGCCGGGCCGCGGGCCGTGCGTCCTGCGGCAGTACGAGCAGTTCAG GGAGCACGTACTGCGCAACCTGGCGGACAAGACCTTCGACCGGCCCATCTGTGAGGCCCTGCTGGACCAGAGGTTCTTCAATGGCATCGGCAACTACCTGCGGGCAGAGATCCTGTTCCG GCTGAGGATCCCGCCCTTCGAGAAGGCCCGCACGGTTCTGCAGGCCCTGCAGCAGCGCAGGCTG AGCCCGACGCTGACCCTGAGCCAGAAGATCAGGGCCAAGCTGCAGAACCCGgacctgctggagctgtgccacttGGTGCCCAAGGAGGTGGTGCAGCTGG GGGGACCCTGGGCCCCTGGTGCCCAAAG GGGCCAGGTCGCGCAAGAGGAGATCCCGGAAGACACAGCCGGGTCCGGTGGACAGGACGGAG gaccctccccctccccctccgcccAAGACCGCGTCCAGGAAACCAAGAGCCAAAAAGGACCCTTCCAAGGCTGCGGCCCAGCGGAGCCCCCGAGGAGGCCGGGAGGAGGGGCGGCAGACAGCCTCAGGTGGGCGCACTccagcagccttctggggaggggaggagagcatCAGGGGCCCCAAGGGGCGGGAGCGAGCCCTTCCTGTCTTTCCTCCAGGCCTGCCGAGCCCGGAAGCTGA
- the NEIL1 gene encoding endonuclease 8-like 1 isoform X4: MPEGPELHLASHFVNEACGALVFGGRVEKSAVSRNPEVPFESSAYRISALARGKELRLWLRPLPGAGPCREPLALVFRFGMTGSFQLAPGDALPRHAHLRFYTAGPGPRLALCFVDVRRFGHWELGGEWQPGRGPCVLRQYEQFREHVLRNLADKTFDRPICEALLDQRFFNGIGNYLRAEILFRLRIPPFEKARTVLQALQQRRLSPTLTLSQKIRAKLQNPDLLELCHLVPKEVVQLGGKGYGPERGQEDFAAFRAWLRCYGVPGMSTLQDRLGRTMWFQGDPGPLVPKAPVSCRGQVAQEEIPEDTAGSGGQDGGPSPSPSAQDRVQETKSQKGPFQGCGPAEPPRRPGGGAADSLRWAHSSSLLGRGGEHQGPQGAGASPSCLSSRPAEPGS; this comes from the exons ATGCCCGAGGGCCCCGAGCTGCACCTGGCCAGTCACTTCGTGAACGAGGCGTGCGGGGCGCTGGTGTTCGGCGGGCGCGTGGAGAAGTCTGCGGTCAGCCGCAACCCCGAGGTGCCCTTCGAGAGCAGCGCCTACCGCATCTCGGCCCTGGCCCGCGGCAAGGAGCTGCGCCTCTGGCTCCGACCCCTGCCCGGGGCCGGGCCCTGCCGGGAACCACTGGCCCTGGTCTTCCGCTTCGGCATGACCGGCTCCTTCCAGCTGGCGCCCGGCGATGCGCTGCCGCGCCACGCCCACCTGCGCTTCTACaccgccggccccggcccccggctcGCCCTGTGCTTCGTGGACGTCCGCCGCTTCGGCCACTGGGAGCTCGGCGGCGAGTGGCAGCCGGGCCGCGGGCCGTGCGTCCTGCGGCAGTACGAGCAGTTCAG GGAGCACGTACTGCGCAACCTGGCGGACAAGACCTTCGACCGGCCCATCTGTGAGGCCCTGCTGGACCAGAGGTTCTTCAATGGCATCGGCAACTACCTGCGGGCAGAGATCCTGTTCCG GCTGAGGATCCCGCCCTTCGAGAAGGCCCGCACGGTTCTGCAGGCCCTGCAGCAGCGCAGGCTG AGCCCGACGCTGACCCTGAGCCAGAAGATCAGGGCCAAGCTGCAGAACCCGgacctgctggagctgtgccacttGGTGCCCAAGGAGGTGGTGCAGCTGG GGGGCAAAGGCTACGGGCCGGAGCGCGGGCAGGAGGACTTCGCTGCCTTCCGGGCCTGGCTGCGGTGCTATGGAGTGCCAGGCATGAGCACCCTGCAGGACCGCCTCGGGCGCACCATGTGGTTCCAG GGGGACCCTGGGCCCCTGGTGCCCAAAG CACCAGTGTCCTGCAGGGGCCAGGTCGCGCAAGAGGAGATCCCGGAAGACACAGCCGGGTCCGGTGGACAGGACGGAG gaccctccccctccccctccgcccAAGACCGCGTCCAGGAAACCAAGAGCCAAAAAGGACCCTTCCAAGGCTGCGGCCCAGCGGAGCCCCCGAGGAGGCCGGGAGGAGGGGCGGCAGACAGCCTCAGGTGGGCGCACTccagcagccttctggggaggggaggagagcatCAGGGGCCCCAAGGGGCGGGAGCGAGCCCTTCCTGTCTTTCCTCCAGGCCTGCCGAGCCCGGAAGCTGA